The following proteins come from a genomic window of Campylobacter coli 76339:
- a CDS encoding Peptide chain release factor 1 → MLASKLDPFLKRFEELNSLLSSSDIISDISKMTALSKEQKNLEPIVLKAKEYLKTLDNIEENKTLLNDTELGELAKEELRNLEELKPKLEEELKILLLPKDPNDERNIFLEIRAGTGGDEASLFVGDLVKAYARYAENRGYKLEIVSSSEGSVGGFKEIIMLVKGAGAFSRLKYEGGTHRVQRVPQTESQGRIHTSAITIAVMPEVDDIEIEINPNDLKIDVMRSSGHGGQSVNTTDSAVRITHLPTGIVVVNQDGKSQHKNKESAMKVLKARLYEMQESERLAQESEARKSQVGSGDRSERIRTYNFPQNRISDHRINLTLYRLDAILQDGLFDEVIEPLIAHYQAESLQEQNL, encoded by the coding sequence ATGTTAGCTAGTAAACTAGATCCTTTTTTAAAACGCTTTGAAGAGTTAAATTCTCTTCTTAGCAGTTCTGATATCATCAGTGATATCAGCAAAATGACTGCGCTTTCTAAAGAACAAAAGAATTTAGAACCTATCGTCTTAAAAGCTAAAGAATACCTAAAAACTCTAGATAACATAGAAGAAAACAAAACCCTACTTAATGATACCGAACTTGGCGAGCTTGCAAAAGAAGAGTTGAGAAATTTAGAAGAACTAAAACCCAAACTCGAAGAAGAGCTTAAAATTTTATTATTACCCAAAGATCCAAATGATGAAAGAAATATTTTTCTTGAAATTCGTGCAGGAACGGGTGGAGATGAGGCTTCTTTATTTGTAGGTGATCTTGTTAAAGCTTATGCAAGATATGCTGAAAATCGTGGCTATAAGCTTGAAATCGTTAGTTCTAGTGAAGGAAGCGTGGGTGGTTTTAAAGAAATTATCATGCTAGTTAAAGGTGCAGGAGCTTTCTCAAGACTGAAGTACGAGGGTGGAACACATCGTGTTCAACGCGTCCCACAAACTGAATCTCAAGGACGCATACACACTTCTGCTATAACTATAGCGGTTATGCCTGAAGTAGACGATATAGAGATAGAAATCAACCCCAATGATCTTAAGATAGATGTTATGCGCTCATCAGGACACGGGGGGCAAAGTGTAAATACTACAGATTCTGCTGTTAGGATCACTCATCTTCCTACAGGCATAGTAGTAGTCAATCAAGATGGAAAAAGTCAACATAAAAATAAAGAAAGCGCTATGAAAGTCTTAAAAGCGAGACTTTATGAAATGCAAGAAAGCGAACGCTTAGCTCAAGAAAGTGAAGCGAGAAAATCCCAAGTAGGAAGTGGAGATAGAAGTGAACGCATACGCACTTATAATTTTCCACAAAATCGCATCAGTGACCATCGTATCAATCTTACCCTATATCGTTTGGATGCTATTTTACAAGATGGACTTTTTGATGAAGTTATCGAACCTTTAATAGCACATT
- a CDS encoding SSU ribosomal protein S20p, with protein sequence MANHKSAEKRARQTIKKTERNRFYRTRLKNITKAVREAAAQNDKNAANEALKIANKSIHAMVSRGFLKKQTASRRVSRLALLVNKIA encoded by the coding sequence ATGGCAAACCATAAATCTGCTGAAAAAAGAGCAAGACAAACTATCAAAAAAACAGAAAGAAATAGATTTTATAGAACAAGACTTAAAAACATCACTAAAGCTGTAAGAGAAGCTGCTGCTCAAAACGACAAAAACGCTGCTAACGAAGCTTTAAAAATCGCAAATAAAAGCATTCACGCTATGGTAAGTCGTGGCTTTCTTAAAAAACAAACAGCTTCTCGTCGTGTAAGTCGCCTAGCTCTTTTAGTAAATAAAATTGCATAA
- a CDS encoding Phosphatidylglycerophosphatase A, giving the protein MQKLFLTFFYSGCAKKAPGTFGTLAALIPAFFILKYLGITTLFLLSILIFIASIRVIDDYERKTGIHDDKHIVIDEVAGVFLACAIAASSANSLLNFFMAFVFFRIFDITKPSIIGKIDKKTKGGLGVMLDDMLAGLFAGLLSAVIYGFLLKFDLVFWDKDLINLF; this is encoded by the coding sequence ATGCAAAAACTTTTTTTAACTTTTTTTTACTCAGGATGTGCAAAAAAAGCACCAGGGACTTTTGGAACTTTAGCGGCTTTGATTCCTGCTTTTTTTATACTAAAATACTTAGGAATCACTACCTTGTTTTTACTGAGCATTTTAATTTTTATTGCCAGTATAAGAGTGATTGATGATTATGAAAGAAAAACAGGGATTCACGATGATAAACATATAGTGATTGACGAAGTTGCAGGGGTTTTTCTAGCGTGTGCTATTGCTGCAAGTAGTGCTAATTCTTTACTGAATTTTTTTATGGCCTTTGTGTTTTTCCGTATTTTTGATATCACCAAACCTTCTATCATAGGAAAAATCGATAAAAAAACCAAAGGTGGACTTGGTGTTATGCTAGATGATATGCTAGCAGGGTTGTTTGCAGGGCTCTTAAGTGCAGTGATTTATGGTTTTTTACTTAAATTTGATTTAGTCTTTTGGGATAAAGACTTGATAAATTTATTTTGA
- a CDS encoding Sulfate adenylyltransferase, dissimilatory-type: MKSAKKNKSITIDKNELGILSLIKEGLLGSCTHLMDENETKQILKTGKFNKESFPYPLSFAPKVSEEFIKEIRIGSKIDLILDDKTVGNITLKSKFKNNKNFSNIFSPHTCSLDDMGEICIGGEIEIYNSTIQKIKEEFHKTKENLNAHKITAIVSSFDPLHRAHERMFRWTIDKADLVVVFLVESFDANGFDFDLKQNYLKKFIQSYLPPDRIFIFPLKDINLFHAHLNPSLESILAKSLGCTKLVVGQNHTGLGMFYDENQPKTILDDFSKDYDIEVIVLPEFVFCDACRMIVSTRSCPHGCHHHLHYNSQSLKDLLRAGIVPPAVFMRKEVSSIILSSIFPNRFKNLQKIYNDLFATDGILEYKSDEEFYQKLLETHQMSYMV, encoded by the coding sequence ATGAAATCAGCAAAAAAAAATAAAAGTATCACTATAGACAAAAACGAACTGGGTATTCTTTCTCTCATAAAGGAAGGTTTGCTTGGAAGTTGCACTCACTTAATGGATGAAAATGAAACAAAACAAATTTTAAAAACAGGTAAATTCAATAAAGAAAGTTTTCCTTATCCCTTATCCTTTGCTCCAAAAGTTTCAGAAGAATTCATTAAAGAAATTCGCATAGGGAGTAAAATCGACCTCATCCTTGATGACAAAACAGTAGGGAATATCACACTTAAAAGCAAATTTAAAAACAATAAAAACTTTTCCAATATCTTTAGCCCACACACTTGTTCTTTAGATGATATGGGTGAAATTTGTATCGGAGGAGAGATAGAAATTTATAATTCCACAATTCAAAAAATCAAAGAAGAATTTCATAAAACCAAAGAAAATCTTAATGCTCATAAAATTACCGCTATAGTTTCAAGTTTTGATCCTTTACACAGAGCACACGAAAGAATGTTTCGTTGGACTATAGATAAAGCGGATTTAGTTGTCGTTTTTCTTGTAGAATCTTTTGACGCTAATGGCTTTGATTTTGATTTGAAACAAAATTATTTGAAAAAATTTATTCAAAGTTATTTGCCACCGGATAGAATTTTTATCTTCCCGCTTAAAGATATCAATCTCTTTCATGCTCATTTAAATCCTAGCCTAGAAAGCATTTTAGCTAAAAGTCTTGGATGTACCAAACTTGTCGTGGGACAAAATCACACAGGACTTGGAATGTTTTATGATGAAAATCAACCTAAAACCATACTGGATGATTTTTCTAAAGATTATGATATAGAAGTGATTGTTTTGCCTGAATTTGTATTTTGCGATGCATGCCGCATGATAGTGAGTACTCGCTCTTGCCCTCATGGATGCCATCATCATTTACACTATAATTCTCAGTCTTTAAAAGACTTGCTAAGAGCAGGCATTGTACCTCCTGCTGTTTTTATGCGAAAAGAGGTTTCAAGTATTATCTTATCTTCTATTTTTCCTAATCGATTTAAAAATTTGCAAAAAATCTATAATGATCTTTTCGCAACAGATGGAATTTTAGAATACAAAAGCGATGAAGAATTTTATCAAAAGCTTTTAGAAACTCATCAAATGTCTTATATGGTTTGA
- a CDS encoding Possible two-component regulator: protein MKVLIIENEIYLAQSISIKLSDVGYSCEIINSFDERNPEKYYDIVLLSTNTSNFLKAVTEFKHSIIILLISYISTDTVSNPLKLGACDYIQKPFMIEELIRKIKHYQDFKKLSILNKAYKSYIKSRLETVKIPEYNYKKLKLPVVLKSNKQSSADAFVFNYINEYDITLSYVDLSVSNSVEKVMKLPTENNLLFLSNFQVLKPLEREKLLEFIANKSVILHTNSNIEDLELPCINLNDNEKNIDSNQILTIDEYVKYIILNYQNVFPDTDLSKKLGISRKSLWEKRKKYEISKKK, encoded by the coding sequence ATGAAAGTTTTAATTATAGAAAATGAAATTTATCTAGCTCAAAGCATAAGTATCAAACTTAGCGATGTGGGTTATAGTTGCGAGATCATCAATTCCTTTGATGAGCGTAACCCTGAAAAATACTACGATATCGTTTTACTTTCTACCAATACTAGTAATTTTTTAAAAGCAGTTACGGAATTTAAACATAGTATTATTATTTTGCTTATTTCTTATATCAGCACAGACACGGTTTCAAATCCTTTAAAACTCGGTGCGTGCGATTATATACAAAAACCTTTTATGATAGAAGAATTGATACGAAAAATCAAGCATTACCAAGACTTCAAAAAACTCTCTATACTAAATAAAGCTTATAAAAGCTATATCAAATCAAGACTTGAAACGGTTAAAATTCCAGAATACAACTATAAAAAACTAAAACTCCCTGTAGTTTTAAAATCCAACAAGCAAAGTTCGGCTGATGCCTTTGTATTTAATTATATCAACGAATACGACATCACTCTTTCTTATGTTGATCTATCTGTGAGTAATTCAGTAGAAAAAGTGATGAAGCTTCCAACAGAAAACAATCTTTTATTTTTAAGTAATTTTCAAGTTTTAAAACCTTTAGAGCGTGAAAAATTGCTTGAATTTATCGCGAACAAATCCGTTATTTTACACACTAATTCAAATATAGAAGATTTAGAACTCCCATGTATCAACCTTAATGATAATGAAAAAAATATCGACAGTAATCAAATTTTAACCATAGATGAATATGTTAAATATATCATTTTAAATTATCAAAATGTCTTTCCTGATACAGATCTTTCAAAGAAATTAGGAATTTCTCGTAAGTCTTTATGGGAAAAAAGGAAAAAATATGAAATCAGCAAAAAAAAATAA
- a CDS encoding 2-C-methyl-D-erythritol 4-phosphate cytidylyltransferase / 2-C-methyl-D-erythritol 2,4-cyclodiphosphate synthase: protein MANLSLIMLAAGNSTRFDMGVKKQFLRLGDDPLWLYATRNLSTFYPFKKIVVTSSNTSYMKKFAKNYEFVEGGATRAESLKKALEVIDSEFVMVSDVARVLVSKSLFDRLIENLDKADCITPALKVADTTLFENEALQREKIKLIQTPQISRTHLLKQALNQNLDFTDDSTAISAVGGKIWFVEGEENTRKITFKEDLKKLDLPRPSNEIFCGNGFDVHEFGEERPLLLGGVEIHPTMGLKAHSDGDVLAHSLTDAILGAACLGDIGELFPDTDEKFKNANSMNLLKEAYKRVKELGFELVNVDICVMAQTPKLKDFKEAIAQNIANTLNIDEFRVNIKATTTEKLGFIGRKEGMAVLASANLKYFDWTKI, encoded by the coding sequence ATGGCCAATCTTAGCTTGATTATGCTAGCAGCTGGAAATTCTACTCGCTTTGATATGGGAGTAAAGAAACAATTTCTACGCCTTGGCGATGATCCTTTATGGCTTTATGCTACGCGAAATTTAAGCACTTTTTATCCTTTTAAAAAAATAGTTGTTACTTCTAGTAATACTTCTTACATGAAAAAATTTGCTAAAAATTACGAATTTGTTGAAGGCGGCGCCACTAGAGCAGAATCCTTAAAAAAAGCTCTAGAAGTCATAGACAGTGAATTTGTAATGGTAAGTGATGTAGCAAGAGTTTTGGTAAGCAAAAGTTTGTTTGATCGTTTGATTGAAAATTTAGATAAAGCAGATTGTATCACTCCGGCTTTAAAAGTCGCAGATACTACGCTTTTTGAAAATGAAGCCTTGCAAAGAGAAAAAATCAAGCTCATTCAAACTCCTCAAATTTCACGCACTCACTTACTCAAACAAGCCTTAAATCAAAATTTAGACTTTACAGATGATAGTACAGCTATATCTGCAGTGGGTGGAAAAATTTGGTTTGTTGAAGGTGAAGAAAATACTAGAAAAATAACCTTTAAAGAAGATCTTAAAAAGCTTGATTTACCTCGACCAAGCAATGAAATCTTTTGCGGAAATGGTTTTGATGTTCATGAATTTGGAGAAGAACGCCCCTTGCTTTTAGGTGGGGTTGAAATTCATCCCACCATGGGCTTAAAAGCACACAGTGATGGAGATGTTTTAGCTCACTCTTTAACCGATGCGATTTTGGGTGCAGCCTGTCTAGGAGATATAGGCGAACTTTTTCCTGATACGGATGAAAAATTTAAAAATGCAAATTCCATGAACCTTTTAAAAGAGGCATATAAAAGAGTTAAGGAACTGGGCTTTGAACTCGTAAATGTAGATATTTGCGTGATGGCACAAACTCCAAAACTTAAAGATTTTAAAGAAGCCATAGCCCAAAATATAGCAAATACTCTCAATATCGATGAATTTAGAGTAAATATCAAAGCTACTACTACTGAAAAGCTAGGTTTTATAGGACGCAAAGAGGGTATGGCTGTTTTAGCAAGTGCAAATTTAAAATATTTTGATTGGACAAAAATATGA
- a CDS encoding putative ATP/GTP-binding protein (mrp protein homolog): MKEQILEKLKSVKYPGFDKDIVSFNFVKDIKVENENVIVEIEIVSSNPQVSEELRKNIDEALASLNLKNLQIHIITPKIPEEKSNSRSGKNIAPQVKNFIMVSSGKGGVGKSTTTVNLAISMAKMGKRVGILDADIYGPNIPRMLGETKTQPEVVGQRLKPILSHGVYMMSMGVLIEEGQGLMWRGAMIMKAIEQLLADVIWPELDVLFLDMPPGTGDAQITSAQSIPITAGVCVSTPQTVSLDDSKRALDMFNKLHIPIAGVIENMSGFLCPDNGKEYDIFGKGTAEEMAKAYKSEVLAQIPIEMIVREGGDEGKPVSFYHPESVSAKRYLMAAEKIWQFIEKINNEGGADNSAIQPVMNGKSACSH; the protein is encoded by the coding sequence ATGAAAGAGCAAATTTTAGAGAAATTAAAAAGCGTAAAATATCCTGGTTTTGATAAGGATATAGTGAGTTTTAATTTTGTAAAAGATATAAAAGTTGAAAATGAAAATGTTATCGTTGAGATTGAAATTGTTTCATCAAATCCACAAGTAAGCGAAGAATTACGTAAAAACATTGATGAAGCTTTAGCTTCTTTAAATTTGAAGAATTTACAAATTCATATCATTACTCCAAAAATTCCTGAAGAAAAAAGCAATTCAAGAAGTGGTAAAAATATCGCCCCTCAAGTAAAAAATTTCATCATGGTTTCAAGCGGAAAGGGTGGAGTAGGTAAGTCTACAACGACTGTAAATTTGGCTATTTCTATGGCTAAAATGGGAAAAAGAGTAGGGATTTTAGATGCAGATATTTATGGGCCAAATATTCCTAGGATGTTGGGTGAAACTAAAACTCAGCCTGAAGTGGTAGGGCAAAGATTAAAACCTATTTTAAGTCATGGTGTTTATATGATGAGTATGGGGGTTTTAATCGAAGAAGGTCAAGGGCTTATGTGGCGTGGAGCTATGATTATGAAAGCTATCGAGCAATTGCTTGCAGATGTGATTTGGCCTGAACTTGATGTATTATTTTTAGATATGCCTCCAGGAACAGGAGATGCGCAAATTACTTCGGCGCAAAGTATTCCAATTACTGCGGGTGTTTGTGTAAGTACTCCACAAACCGTTTCTTTAGATGATAGTAAAAGGGCTTTAGATATGTTTAACAAACTTCACATTCCAATCGCAGGTGTGATAGAAAATATGAGCGGCTTTTTATGTCCTGATAATGGCAAAGAGTATGATATTTTTGGTAAAGGCACCGCAGAGGAGATGGCAAAAGCTTATAAGAGTGAAGTTTTAGCACAAATTCCTATAGAGATGATAGTAAGAGAAGGCGGAGATGAAGGAAAGCCTGTGAGTTTTTATCATCCTGAAAGCGTAAGTGCAAAGCGTTATTTAATGGCAGCTGAAAAAATTTGGCAATTTATAGAAAAAATCAATAATGAAGGCGGTGCAGATAATTCTGCAATTCAACCCGTGATGAATGGAAAAAGTGCTTGTTCACACTAA
- a CDS encoding 2,3,4,5-tetrahydropyridine-2,6-dicarboxylate N-succinyltransferase, with protein MIINTKEDFLLLIKQIEQKNGYRKPKAFGIARLDRGQLNKNKILQASFALVNYEQNFGSAAIMLEAFMQRGVEIDFEASEFVQILKLEDIDYALACFKPFLEEEGHKNIDILKIIKDKFKDDEFAFVCLFEDKEPLSVESVYLKLYLLSTKKVPLRSLNLNGAFGLLSNVAWSDDKPIELEYLRENEMRLKMSNQYPKIDFVDKFPRFLAHIIPEDNTRILESSKVRMGASLAAGTTIMPGASYVNFNAGTTGACMVEGRISSSAIVGEGSDVGGGASILGVLSGTSGNAISVGKACLLGANSVTGIPLGDNCIVDAGIAVLEGTKFLLKDREELTKLNPYFDFSQEIYKGIELKGLNGLHFRQDSISGAMIVCLNKKAIKLNEALH; from the coding sequence ATGATTATTAATACTAAAGAAGATTTTTTACTTTTAATTAAGCAAATTGAACAAAAAAATGGATATAGAAAACCTAAAGCTTTTGGTATAGCAAGACTTGATCGTGGTCAGCTTAATAAAAATAAAATTTTACAAGCTAGTTTTGCTTTGGTAAATTATGAGCAAAATTTTGGTTCTGCAGCGATTATGCTTGAAGCTTTTATGCAAAGGGGTGTTGAGATTGATTTTGAAGCAAGTGAATTTGTACAAATTCTTAAGCTTGAGGATATTGATTATGCGCTTGCTTGTTTTAAACCTTTTTTAGAAGAAGAGGGGCATAAAAATATCGATATTTTAAAGATTATCAAAGATAAATTTAAAGACGATGAATTTGCTTTTGTTTGTCTTTTTGAAGATAAAGAGCCTTTGAGTGTGGAAAGTGTTTATTTGAAACTTTATTTGCTTTCTACCAAAAAAGTTCCTTTAAGAAGTTTAAATTTAAATGGAGCTTTTGGGCTTTTAAGCAATGTAGCTTGGAGTGATGATAAGCCTATCGAGCTTGAGTACTTAAGAGAAAACGAAATGCGTTTAAAAATGAGCAATCAGTATCCAAAAATCGATTTTGTGGATAAATTCCCAAGATTTTTAGCGCATATCATCCCTGAAGATAATACAAGAATTTTAGAAAGCTCTAAGGTAAGAATGGGTGCATCTTTGGCTGCGGGTACTACAATCATGCCAGGTGCAAGCTATGTGAATTTTAACGCAGGAACAACAGGGGCTTGTATGGTTGAAGGCCGTATAAGTTCGAGTGCTATCGTAGGTGAAGGTTCTGATGTGGGCGGTGGTGCATCGATTTTAGGTGTTTTAAGCGGAACAAGTGGAAATGCTATAAGTGTAGGCAAAGCGTGTCTTTTAGGAGCAAATTCAGTAACAGGAATTCCTTTGGGTGATAATTGTATCGTAGATGCAGGAATTGCAGTGCTTGAAGGAACGAAATTTTTACTTAAAGATCGTGAAGAGCTTACTAAACTTAATCCTTATTTTGATTTTAGTCAAGAGATTTATAAGGGTATCGAGCTTAAGGGCTTAAATGGACTTCATTTCCGTCAAGACTCTATCAGCGGAGCGATGATAGTGTGCTTAAATAAAAAAGCGATCAAGCTTAACGAAGCTTTGCATTAA
- a CDS encoding Phosphoribosyl-AMP cyclohydrolase / Phosphoribosyl-ATP pyrophosphatase — MQNFQNLNEKIDWQKVNGLIPVIIQDAKSCEVLMLGFMDEKALEKSLESKKVVFFSRTKNRLWMKGEESGNFLNIVDLSLDCDNDTLLILVDPIGATCHIGNISCFENVSKSADFVFLARLEKLINSRKNADENTSYTAKLFKKGTKRIAQKVGEEGVETALAATVKDKDELICEAADLMYHLSVLLADADLSFSDVIAKLKERHKE; from the coding sequence ATGCAAAATTTCCAAAATTTAAACGAAAAAATCGATTGGCAAAAAGTAAATGGACTCATCCCCGTCATAATACAAGATGCAAAAAGCTGTGAAGTTTTAATGCTAGGTTTTATGGATGAGAAAGCCTTAGAAAAAAGCTTAGAAAGCAAAAAGGTCGTATTTTTTTCGCGTACTAAAAATCGCCTTTGGATGAAGGGTGAAGAGAGTGGAAATTTTTTAAATATCGTTGATTTAAGCCTTGATTGCGATAATGATACACTTTTAATTTTAGTTGATCCTATAGGAGCTACTTGCCATATAGGCAATATTTCTTGCTTTGAAAATGTATCTAAAAGTGCAGATTTTGTCTTTTTAGCAAGACTAGAAAAACTTATAAATTCACGCAAAAATGCGGATGAAAATACTTCCTATACTGCAAAACTTTTCAAAAAAGGAACAAAACGCATTGCACAAAAAGTCGGCGAAGAAGGCGTGGAAACTGCCTTGGCAGCAACTGTTAAAGATAAAGATGAACTTATTTGCGAAGCGGCTGATTTGATGTATCATTTAAGTGTTTTACTTGCAGATGCAGACTTAAGTTTTTCAGATGTGATTGCCAAACTTAAAGAAAGACATAAAGAATAA
- a CDS encoding Imidazole glycerol phosphate synthase cyclase subunit, whose translation MLTKRIIACLDVKDGRVVKGTQFKNHKDMGDIVELAKRYSQSGIDELVFYDIAASARKERISREWVSEVAKNINIPFCVAGGIKSEEDAAELLANGADKISINSPALNDPDLITRLAKSFGVQCVVVGIDSFKDENGNLKVFKYTGDESTSKHSGKNTIEWIKEVQDLGAGEIVLNMMNQDGVKNGYDLEQLSLVKKECKVPLIASGGAGKMEHFLEAFEIGVDGALAASVFHQQIIDIKELKNYLKTQGVSIRI comes from the coding sequence ATGCTTACAAAACGCATAATTGCATGTTTGGATGTAAAAGATGGTAGAGTAGTAAAGGGAACACAGTTTAAAAACCATAAAGATATGGGAGATATCGTAGAGCTTGCAAAGCGTTATTCTCAAAGCGGGATCGATGAGCTTGTGTTTTATGATATTGCTGCAAGCGCTAGAAAAGAACGCATTTCAAGAGAATGGGTAAGTGAGGTGGCTAAAAATATCAATATCCCTTTTTGTGTGGCAGGCGGTATTAAAAGCGAAGAAGATGCAGCCGAACTTTTAGCCAATGGAGCGGACAAAATTTCTATCAACTCCCCTGCTTTAAATGATCCAGATCTTATCACTCGTTTGGCTAAAAGTTTTGGAGTGCAATGTGTTGTAGTGGGCATTGATAGCTTTAAAGATGAAAATGGAAATTTAAAAGTTTTCAAATACACAGGTGATGAAAGCACTAGCAAGCATAGCGGGAAAAATACGATCGAATGGATTAAAGAAGTACAGGATTTGGGTGCTGGAGAGATAGTGCTAAATATGATGAATCAAGATGGTGTCAAAAATGGCTATGATTTAGAGCAATTAAGCCTTGTAAAAAAAGAATGCAAAGTACCTTTGATCGCAAGTGGTGGAGCAGGAAAGATGGAACACTTTTTAGAAGCCTTTGAAATCGGAGTAGATGGGGCTTTAGCAGCTTCTGTTTTTCATCAACAAATCATTGATATTAAAGAATTAAAAAACTACTTAAAAACCCAAGGTGTAAGTATAAGGATATAA
- a CDS encoding Phosphoribosylformimino-5-aminoimidazole carboxamide ribotide isomerase, whose product MIIPALDLIDGQVVRLVKGDYEQKKVYKYDPLEKFREYENAGATWLHLVDLSGAKDPNKRQLTLIEKLANEVSVNLQVGGGIRTKEEIQALLDCGVKRVVIGSLAITNPTLCVEILQHFGSEAIVLALDTILKEDYMIAINAWQDTSDKRLLEVLEFYNIKGLKHILCTDISRDGTMQGSNAELYELIHKNFPKIHTQASGGVASLEDLKKLKGICSGVIVGKALLDGIFSVEEGIKCLQNA is encoded by the coding sequence ATGATAATCCCTGCACTTGATTTGATCGATGGGCAAGTAGTACGCCTTGTTAAAGGCGATTATGAACAAAAAAAAGTATATAAATACGATCCTTTAGAAAAATTTAGAGAATACGAAAACGCAGGAGCAACTTGGCTTCATTTAGTGGATTTAAGCGGAGCTAAAGATCCAAATAAAAGACAACTTACCCTGATAGAAAAATTAGCAAATGAAGTCAGTGTCAATTTGCAAGTAGGTGGTGGAATTCGCACCAAAGAAGAGATACAAGCTTTGCTTGATTGTGGAGTAAAGCGTGTAGTGATCGGCTCTTTGGCGATTACAAATCCTACACTTTGTGTTGAAATTTTACAACATTTTGGAAGCGAAGCTATCGTTTTGGCACTTGATACAATTTTAAAAGAAGATTATATGATAGCCATTAACGCTTGGCAGGATACGAGCGATAAAAGACTTTTAGAGGTTTTAGAATTTTATAATATCAAGGGTCTAAAACACATACTTTGCACCGATATTTCAAGAGATGGCACCATGCAAGGAAGCAATGCTGAACTTTATGAACTCATCCATAAAAACTTTCCTAAAATTCACACTCAAGCAAGTGGGGGCGTAGCGAGCTTAGAAGATCTTAAAAAACTCAAGGGTATTTGTAGTGGGGTTATCGTAGGAAAAGCTTTATTAGATGGAATTTTTAGCGTAGAAGAAGGGATAAAATGCTTACAAAACGCATAA
- a CDS encoding Imidazole glycerol phosphate synthase amidotransferase subunit has translation MKLIIIDTACANLASLKFCLDRLGFDAKISRDLKDLESADKLFLPGVGTAAKAMSNLESFNLTNFIKNTKKPLLGICLGMQILGDFSEELDQETLGIMPFKTQKFELPKEYSLPHMGWNEVASSHPLFKGLNGAYFYFVHSYHVALNDYTIATSDYGIKFSASLAKDNFYGVQFHPERSGEAGEILISNFIKDIA, from the coding sequence ATGAAACTGATCATCATCGATACAGCATGTGCAAATTTAGCATCTTTGAAATTTTGTCTTGATAGACTAGGCTTTGATGCTAAAATCAGTAGAGATTTAAAAGATTTAGAAAGTGCGGATAAGCTTTTTTTACCAGGAGTTGGAACAGCAGCAAAAGCAATGAGCAATTTAGAAAGCTTTAATCTAACAAATTTTATCAAAAATACCAAAAAACCCTTACTTGGAATTTGCTTAGGAATGCAAATTTTAGGGGATTTTTCAGAAGAACTAGATCAAGAAACCTTAGGCATTATGCCTTTTAAAACTCAAAAATTTGAACTTCCAAAAGAGTATTCTTTACCACACATGGGGTGGAATGAAGTTGCAAGCTCACACCCACTTTTCAAGGGTTTAAATGGGGCTTATTTTTATTTTGTACACAGTTATCATGTAGCATTAAATGACTATACTATAGCTACAAGTGATTATGGGATAAAATTCAGCGCAAGTTTAGCAAAAGATAATTTTTATGGCGTACAATTTCATCCTGAAAGAAGTGGAGAAGCGGGGGAAATTTTAATATCAAATTTCATTAAGGATATAGCATGA